In Methanothermus fervidus DSM 2088, a single genomic region encodes these proteins:
- a CDS encoding TrkA-N domain protein (COGs: COG0569 K+ transport systems NAD-binding component~InterPro IPR016040: IPR003148: IPR006037: IPR006036~KEGG: mth:MTH1265 trk system potassium uptake protein TrkA~PFAM: TrkA-N domain protein; TrkA-C domain protein~SPTR: O27333 Trk system potassium uptake protein trkA homolog~PFAM: TrkA-N domain; TrkA-C domain) has product MYVVIMGGGRVGSTLADLLTSDGHEVTVIERDKERCKKLESELNIPVICGKGTERNILESAGIENADVFVAATGSDEANLMGCILAKKYNVPKTIARVNNPENEDTFRDVGIDHVISPERSAAGYLEKYITRPKVVDLIVLGRGEAEILELVVKNKEVVGKNVEELSPTKDYIIAAIYSNDEIKIPQPNTKIKENDRLLVLAKSDAIQEVTNLFSG; this is encoded by the coding sequence ATGTATGTTGTGATAATGGGTGGAGGTAGAGTAGGTTCAACACTTGCAGACCTTTTAACATCCGATGGACATGAAGTAACTGTTATAGAAAGAGACAAAGAGAGATGTAAGAAATTAGAATCTGAATTAAACATTCCAGTAATTTGTGGTAAAGGAACAGAAAGAAATATTTTAGAAAGTGCTGGCATTGAAAATGCTGATGTTTTTGTTGCAGCAACTGGTAGTGATGAAGCAAATCTTATGGGATGTATCCTTGCAAAAAAATACAATGTTCCAAAAACTATTGCACGAGTAAACAATCCAGAAAATGAAGATACATTCCGAGATGTAGGTATAGATCACGTTATAAGTCCTGAAAGAAGTGCAGCAGGATATCTTGAAAAATATATAACACGTCCAAAAGTAGTTGATCTCATTGTATTAGGTAGGGGTGAAGCAGAAATATTAGAACTAGTTGTAAAAAACAAAGAAGTTGTAGGAAAAAATGTAGAGGAGTTATCGCCAACAAAAGATTACATCATAGCTGCAATTTATAGTAACGATGAAATAAAAATTCCTCAACCTAATACAAAAATTAAAGAAAACGATAGATTATTGGTTTTAGCAAAATCAGATGCAATACAAGAAGTAACAAATTTATTTTCTGGATAA